The following are encoded in a window of Peromyscus maniculatus bairdii isolate BWxNUB_F1_BW_parent chromosome X, HU_Pman_BW_mat_3.1, whole genome shotgun sequence genomic DNA:
- the LOC102905839 gene encoding uncharacterized protein LOC102905839, producing the protein MNPAQLHILKHRDHMKDLRRYLVFKYIQYLVLPSPNTIITLLGLLASLYVMLILTFPSVSRKSTVVFISNIAQADILVGCSIFSAITEGVIKNETLAASFQFALRENFQIANVHASSLLLSCVSLEAFLITFLPVETRHIRNVRCARVASKIIWAAVITECFLYQLECIKGLNISYIGIYRQVRLLMNFCYDTTALLKLLIYPIGVLLRIFNIFLFYKMYF; encoded by the exons AT GAATCCTGCCCaacttcacattttaaaacatcgAGACCATATGAAAGACCTCCGAAGGTACCTGGTGTTCAAATACATCCAATATCTAGTCCTACCTTCTCCCAACACCATTATCACTCTACTGGGATTGCTGGCCAGTCTGTATGTCATGCTGATACTGACATTTCCTTCTGTATCCAGAAAATCCACTGTGGTGTTTATTAGTAACATAGCTCAGGCAGACATCTTAGTTGGCTGCAGCATTTTTTCTGCCATTACAGAAGGTGTGATAAAGAATGAAACATTGGCAGCTTCTTTTCAATTTGCCTTGAGGGAGAACTTCCAAATTGCAAACGTCCATGCCAGTTCCCTTTTACTCAGCTGTGTTAGCCTTGAGGCTTTTCTGATTACTTTTCTTCCAGTAGAGACACGCCACATAAGGAATGTTAGATGTGCCAGAGTAGCTTCTAAGATCATCTGGGCTGCTGTAATTACTGAGTGTTTCCTTTATCAGCTTGAGTGCATCAAAGGCCTCAATATCTCTTATATTGGCATTTATAGGCAAGTTCGGCTATTGATGAATTTCTGTTATGACACCACAGCATTGCTGAAATTGCTTATTTACCCAATTGGAGTTCTTTTAAGAATCTTCaacatatttcttttctataaaatgtatttctga